The genomic stretch TCGGTGAAGCTCCGCTGGAGCCACTCGGCGTATTCGTCGTCGAAGGACTGGTTGCGCGCGGCGAGACGGAAGACCGAGACGAGCAGGCGGCGATTTTCGTCGAGGTAGTCGGCGATGGCGGCGAGGGCGGTACAGACGCGCTCGATGGCGGGGGTATCGGCGGCAACGGCGGCGCGGTACCGGGCGACGGATTCATCGCGCGAGGCGCGCAGGACCTCGCGGAGGAGGTCTTCTTTGGAGGTGAAATAGCCGTAGAGGGTGCCGACGCCGGTATCGGCGCGCTCGGCGATTTGCTGGATGGAGGTCTCTTCGAAGCCGTTGGCGTGGAAGAGTTCGCTGGCGGCCTGGAGGATGGCGGCGCGCGTCCGGGCTTTGCGGCGCTCGAGGCGGCCCGGCGCAGTAGGGGCTGCGGTCATGCTGTCTCCGGTGCGAGGGGCTGGAGCCCGGCCGGCGGCGCGGGGCCGTTCGGTGTTCGGACTCGAATCCAGTCTACTCCCGGTTCGATCGAGGGGCCAGCGCGGCGTCAGGCAGCTTCGGCATCGGATTGTGCACCGGCGGGGGAAGGGGCGAGATCTTCGAAGATGTGGAAGGTATTGCCGCCGGCGTGCTTTACGAGCCGCTTGGCATTGGCGAGGATGGCGGCCAGCTCGGCGTATTCGAGGTGGGCGAGGCGGTCGAGGGGGCAGCCGGCGATGGAGACGGTGAGGGAGATGTCGGCCGGGAGTTTGCCGTCGGGGTCGAACCAGCGCGGCCGGCTGAGGACCCGGTAGCAGGCGGCGCGGAACGGTTCGAGATCGTCCTGGTGGAGGACGAGGATGAAATCGTCGCCGCCGACGTGGCCAACGAAGGCGTCGTGGCGGCCGGCGTTGGCGGCATCGACGAGGATGCGGGAGAGTTCATAGATAGCGGCATCGCCGTGGGCGAACCCGCAGGCGTCGTTGAAGAGCTTGAAGCGGTCGAGGTCGGCGTAGAAGACGTACCAGCCGGCGGGGTCGGTGCGGAGGCGCTCGAGGTGCTCGCGGATGCGGCGGTTGCCCGGGAGGCCGGTGAGGGGGTTGAGGTGGCGGGCTTCGGCGACCTCTTCGGCGAGGACGGCCTGGAGCAATTCGTGGACGCGGACGATACCGGCGAGGGCAGTGCCGTCGAGGATGACGAGCGGGTCCTGCTGGAAGGGTGCGGCACGCTCGAGGGCGGCGCGTGCGGCGACGCGAGGGGAGACGGACGCATCGACGCAGGTGGCGGGAACGCAGAGCTCGGCGGCGGGGCGGCGCCCGTTGAGGGGGAGGCCGAACTGGCCGGACATCCGTTCGAAGATGCGGCCACGGGTGACGATACCTTCGACCTGGCTGCCATCGAGGACAATAACCGCTTCGAGGTGGCGATTGCGGGCGAAGTGGTCCATGAGGCGCGCGCCGGGGGTTTCGGCGTTGACGGTTGGGGTGATGGTGACGAGGTCGCCGACGCGGGTGACGACGGGTGCTTCGCGGCGCTGGCGATTGGCGCGGTGAATGGCAAGGCGGGCGTCGGGGCCGACGGGGCACGGGAGCGCTTCCGGCCGGCCGAGGAAGTATCCCTGGCCGAAGTCGGCGCCGAGCTCGACGAATGCGGCGAGCTGCTCGCGGGTTTCGATGCCTTCGGCGACGACGCGGGCGCCGACCTGGCGGGCGAAGGTGCAGATGGCCTCGACCATGGAGCGGCGGCCGCGGTCGAACTCGATGTCGCGGGCGAGCCAGCGGTCGAGCTTGATGAAGTCGGGGCGGAGTTCGACGATGGACTGGAGGCTGGAGGGGCCGGCGCCGGCGTCATCGATGGCGAAGAGGAAGCCGGCGGTGCGGAAGGCGCTGACGATGCGGCGCATCTGGTCGAAGTCGCTGATGGCGCGTTCTTCGGTGATTTCGAGGACGACGCGCTCAGGCTGGAGGCCGTGGCGGCGGACGATGGACTGGAACGAGGCGGGCCCGAGGAGGCCGGAGGTGAGGGCCGTCGGCGTGCAGTTGAGGAAGAGGAGCTGTTCGTGGGCGAGGAGCCTGCCGAGGCGGGCGACGGCGGCGAGCCGCCAGGCGTGGTCGACCTGCTCGAGGAGGTTGCAGGCGCTGGCAGCGGCGAGGAACTCCTGGGGGGCATCGAGCGGGGCCGGGGCTTCGGGGCGGGAGAGGGCCTCGTAGCCGAGGATGTCGCCGGTGGAGAGGGAGCCGATCGGCTGGCAGAGGGTGCGGACAGCGCCGGTTTCGAGGACGTGGCGCACGGCGCGCCGGGCGGCGGCGGCGGAGAGCGTTGCGGCGAGGGGGCCGAGTGGCGGCATCGGTCGTCGGCGCTCCTTTGCGAAAACCTCACCGGGAGTGTCGGAAGGCCGCGGCGGGCGCCGTACGGTCTGCGACGTTCGTTAAACGAGCTGTAACCGGCTGTCTCCCGGGTGCGCCGGGCGGGCTAGGGTGCAGGCCTGTCGAGGCGGTTGCGATAGATGCCGGGGTCGCTGCCGGGGATAGCGAATGCGCCGACAGTACGTTCGTAGAAGGCGGCCGGCCCAACGCTGCCGATGACGGCGTAGGCGTACCCCTCGGCGGCCATGGCGTGCAGGGCGAGGAGCAGGAGGGCGGTGCCGATGCCGCGGCCACGCTCGACTTCGGCGACGCCGGTTGGGCCGAAAAAGTTCGGCCGGGTGGCGTGGAAGCAGGCGAAGCCGAGGAGTTCGGCCCCGCGCTGGGCGACGAAACAGGTCGCGGGGCTGCGTGCGAGCGCGACCTCGGTTTCATCGACCCATCCTGGGAAGTGGGCGCGGACGAAGGCGAGGACGGCAGAGCGTTCGTAGGCCTCGGGGCGGCGGCAGACAATGCCGGCCGGTGCGAGCCGTTCGAGGACCGGCCCGGCGGGCGGGAGGTCGTACAGCCGCACGAGCATGTCGGTCATGGGGCGTCAGGCGAGGGCGCCGCCATCGAGGATGAGCGTTTGCCCGGTGGTGAAGGAGCTGGCGGGGCTGGCGAAGTAGACGACGGCGCCGGCCATCTCATCGGGCTCGCCGATGCGCTTCAGGGCGGAGGTTTGGACGGAATTCTTGAGGATGGCTTCGTTCTCCCAGAGGGCGCGGGAGAACTCGGTGCGGATGAGGCCGGGGGCGATGCAGTTCACGCGG from Tepidiforma thermophila encodes the following:
- a CDS encoding TetR/AcrR family transcriptional regulator, which translates into the protein MTAAPTAPGRLERRKARTRAAILQAASELFHANGFEETSIQQIAERADTGVGTLYGYFTSKEDLLREVLRASRDESVARYRAAVAADTPAIERVCTALAAIADYLDENRRLLVSVFRLAARNQSFDDEYAEWLQRSFTDLIQAGIRSGEFRPVPADAAARMLITTVMTACLGIGAWAGRSGDPLVIPEIQQLARALLAR
- a CDS encoding bifunctional diguanylate cyclase/phosphodiesterase, with translation MPPLGPLAATLSAAAARRAVRHVLETGAVRTLCQPIGSLSTGDILGYEALSRPEAPAPLDAPQEFLAAASACNLLEQVDHAWRLAAVARLGRLLAHEQLLFLNCTPTALTSGLLGPASFQSIVRRHGLQPERVVLEITEERAISDFDQMRRIVSAFRTAGFLFAIDDAGAGPSSLQSIVELRPDFIKLDRWLARDIEFDRGRRSMVEAICTFARQVGARVVAEGIETREQLAAFVELGADFGQGYFLGRPEALPCPVGPDARLAIHRANRQRREAPVVTRVGDLVTITPTVNAETPGARLMDHFARNRHLEAVIVLDGSQVEGIVTRGRIFERMSGQFGLPLNGRRPAAELCVPATCVDASVSPRVAARAALERAAPFQQDPLVILDGTALAGIVRVHELLQAVLAEEVAEARHLNPLTGLPGNRRIREHLERLRTDPAGWYVFYADLDRFKLFNDACGFAHGDAAIYELSRILVDAANAGRHDAFVGHVGGDDFILVLHQDDLEPFRAACYRVLSRPRWFDPDGKLPADISLTVSIAGCPLDRLAHLEYAELAAILANAKRLVKHAGGNTFHIFEDLAPSPAGAQSDAEAA
- a CDS encoding GNAT family N-acetyltransferase, coding for MTDMLVRLYDLPPAGPVLERLAPAGIVCRRPEAYERSAVLAFVRAHFPGWVDETEVALARSPATCFVAQRGAELLGFACFHATRPNFFGPTGVAEVERGRGIGTALLLLALHAMAAEGYAYAVIGSVGPAAFYERTVGAFAIPGSDPGIYRNRLDRPAP